One Streptomyces sp. NBC_00223 genomic window carries:
- a CDS encoding helix-turn-helix domain-containing protein, translating into MANSGRFGAKKLDPTMSARALYGSELRYYRERKGLRLRELADKLHIEMSFLTRIEQGERRLSGELAGPVDQLLDTGGFFERNLEAGRSAPRSDRRTPLAEWERLALTIREWDAALIPGLLQTDAYAKAVADIYAPLLADRIQRHRWEARVSRTPVLLDPHGPHYSAVLGETALNRPLGGPAAMAVQLDHIAALVRRRRITLNVLPLTAAPHPTATDGALRLMTFADETPAAHFTAHQTGTHLTDSAATSLAHLTYDLLRAASLAPEASLSVVERAADSYRAQATGRRATAAPASSMGRPAKGAGKRGAAARTIR; encoded by the coding sequence ATGGCCAATTCCGGCCGCTTCGGAGCAAAGAAGCTTGACCCCACGATGTCCGCAAGGGCGCTGTACGGTTCCGAGTTGCGGTACTACCGGGAACGGAAGGGACTGCGTCTGAGGGAATTGGCGGACAAGCTGCACATCGAGATGTCCTTCCTCACCCGGATCGAGCAGGGGGAGCGGCGGCTCAGCGGCGAGTTGGCCGGACCCGTCGACCAACTCCTTGATACCGGCGGCTTCTTCGAACGCAACCTTGAGGCCGGCAGGTCCGCCCCCAGGTCCGACCGTCGAACCCCGTTGGCCGAGTGGGAACGGCTCGCGCTGACCATCCGAGAGTGGGACGCCGCACTCATCCCCGGCCTGCTCCAGACCGACGCATACGCGAAGGCCGTCGCCGACATATACGCCCCGCTGCTCGCCGACCGCATTCAACGCCACCGTTGGGAGGCGCGGGTGTCCCGTACTCCCGTCCTCCTCGACCCGCATGGCCCCCATTACAGCGCCGTCCTCGGCGAAACCGCCCTGAACCGACCCCTCGGCGGTCCTGCGGCCATGGCGGTACAGCTGGACCACATCGCCGCACTTGTCCGCCGGCGACGCATCACCCTCAACGTCTTGCCGCTGACCGCCGCTCCGCACCCGACCGCCACGGACGGTGCCCTGCGCCTGATGACTTTCGCGGACGAAACCCCCGCCGCTCACTTCACCGCCCATCAGACAGGCACCCACCTCACGGACTCCGCCGCCACCTCGCTCGCTCACCTCACCTACGACCTGTTGCGGGCCGCGTCCCTGGCCCCGGAGGCATCCCTCAGCGTCGTTGAAAGGGCGGCCGACAGCTACCGGGCGCAGGCGACCGGACGGCGGGCAACCGCCGCTCCGGCTTCGTCCATGGGCCGTCCCGCGAAAGGTGCGGGGAAGCGCGGTGCCGCGGCGCGAACCATCCGCTGA
- a CDS encoding helix-turn-helix domain-containing protein, producing MVTWAREKSGLTKRALAERVGVSEQLIGEIESGWRNATPANLVKIAEALNCPVVALERKHHSAASASPAGAAG from the coding sequence GTGGTCACTTGGGCGCGCGAGAAGTCCGGTCTGACGAAGCGGGCGCTGGCCGAACGGGTCGGCGTTTCAGAGCAGTTGATCGGCGAGATCGAGTCGGGCTGGCGCAATGCCACCCCGGCTAACCTCGTGAAGATCGCCGAGGCGTTGAACTGCCCCGTCGTGGCGCTGGAGCGCAAACACCACAGTGCCGCGTCCGCGTCTCCGGCCGGAGCGGCCGGGTAG
- a CDS encoding ISAs1 family transposase, protein MPDLRVCLEAVPDPRSRRGRWYSLASILLVCAAAAVSGARTIDELAEWGARADARLLATLGVRRHLLRRRHAPSRSAIGRLLERLDADALDAAVGAWLVHRHAAATADAPGGRRVIAVDGKALRGSARLDQPRRHLLSAVTHGRPVTLAQAEVGSKTNEVRHFRPLLAPLDLDGEVVTFDALHTVKANVTWLVEVKKAHYVAVVKPNQPIVWTQLDGLDWNAVAVQHTNSNTGHGRRESRSIKTLAIADNLGGIAFPYAKLAIRVHRRRKAAGAKETRETVYAVTSLDAHQAKPAELASYLRGHWIVEAQHHIRDRTFAEDASTVHAGNAPRTMAAFRNLAIGALKTLGATNIAKTTRAIRDQPQRALPILGITPKPDLTGT, encoded by the coding sequence GTGCCTGACCTGCGCGTCTGCCTGGAAGCGGTTCCTGATCCGCGTTCCCGGCGGGGCCGCTGGTACTCGCTGGCCTCGATCTTGCTGGTCTGCGCGGCAGCCGCGGTCTCCGGAGCCCGGACCATCGACGAACTCGCCGAGTGGGGCGCCCGCGCTGACGCCCGACTGCTCGCCACCCTCGGTGTCCGCCGTCACCTGCTGCGCCGGCGGCACGCGCCGTCCAGGTCGGCGATCGGGCGGCTCCTCGAACGCCTCGACGCCGACGCACTCGACGCGGCTGTGGGCGCCTGGCTGGTCCACCGCCACGCCGCTGCGACCGCAGATGCCCCGGGTGGACGGCGGGTGATCGCCGTGGACGGCAAGGCACTGCGCGGCTCCGCCCGCCTGGACCAGCCCCGCCGGCACCTGCTGTCCGCCGTCACCCACGGCCGCCCGGTCACCCTCGCCCAGGCCGAGGTCGGGTCCAAGACCAACGAGGTGCGGCACTTCCGGCCCCTGCTCGCACCGCTCGACCTGGACGGGGAGGTGGTCACCTTCGACGCACTGCACACCGTGAAGGCCAACGTCACCTGGCTGGTCGAGGTCAAGAAGGCGCACTACGTCGCGGTCGTCAAGCCCAACCAGCCCATCGTCTGGACGCAGTTGGACGGTCTGGACTGGAACGCGGTGGCGGTCCAGCACACCAACTCGAACACAGGGCACGGCCGCCGGGAGTCCCGGTCGATCAAGACCCTCGCCATCGCCGACAACCTCGGCGGCATCGCCTTCCCTTACGCGAAGCTCGCCATCCGCGTCCACCGCCGCCGCAAGGCGGCCGGCGCGAAGGAGACCCGCGAGACCGTCTATGCGGTCACCAGTCTCGACGCCCACCAGGCAAAACCGGCCGAACTCGCCTCCTACCTGCGCGGACACTGGATCGTGGAGGCTCAGCACCACATCCGCGACCGCACCTTCGCCGAGGACGCCTCCACCGTCCACGCCGGCAACGCACCCCGCACCATGGCCGCCTTCCGCAACCTCGCCATCGGAGCCCTCAAAACCCTCGGAGCGACCAACATCGCCAAGACCACCCGCGCCATCCGCGACCAACCACAACGAGCCCTCCCCATCCTGGGCATCACCCCCAAGCCCGACCTCACCGGAACTTGA
- a CDS encoding DUF6907 domain-containing protein yields MSIISTAASLCTSDQTRTWKITTANGIAACGYLPDWAEADPSESGVDPERLHVTLADIAHRMAFRGMTLTVFTRDGGAEHPHEVDLLHGEIECHPYSDPDHPNDPRIPVANVQISPDCWMAGLEPGALAELAAKLRTHADCLEHTLLPALVAAREDQGLCKFPGSSNPSEVGAGWGG; encoded by the coding sequence ATGAGCATCATCAGCACGGCCGCTTCGTTATGTACGTCTGATCAGACACGTACGTGGAAGATCACCACGGCCAACGGCATCGCCGCGTGCGGCTACCTCCCCGACTGGGCGGAGGCCGACCCCAGCGAGAGCGGTGTCGACCCGGAGCGTCTTCACGTCACCCTTGCCGACATCGCGCACCGCATGGCCTTCCGCGGTATGACGTTGACGGTCTTCACCCGAGACGGCGGCGCCGAGCACCCCCACGAGGTGGACTTGCTCCACGGCGAGATCGAGTGCCACCCGTACTCCGACCCCGACCACCCGAACGACCCCCGCATCCCGGTCGCCAACGTCCAGATCAGCCCGGACTGTTGGATGGCCGGCCTGGAACCGGGTGCGCTTGCGGAATTGGCCGCGAAACTCCGCACCCACGCCGACTGTCTGGAGCACACGTTGCTTCCCGCCCTGGTCGCCGCGCGCGAGGACCAGGGCTTGTGCAAGTTCCCGGGATCGTCCAACCCGTCTGAGGTTGGGGCGGGTTGGGGTGGATGA
- a CDS encoding GntR family transcriptional regulator yields MTARHQLVAEDLRRRITTGEYEVGERLPPETRLASQYHVSTPTLRDALDLLRTEGLVAKFQGRGNFVCRPTARMTYPGGDETAALDVVVSATERTATGELAAHLGRLPDDPITEYVCLSHRDDGPQVLAHVHVPHAVSGGVVLPAGSSAWGDDILDGLAVMLAAGGSGVSSFDQVTARFATGAEAQSLRITARTPVLAIHRTVTADDGRTIACVHVVLPGDRAEVAFTVRTESADAMGAAR; encoded by the coding sequence GTGACCGCGCGCCACCAGCTCGTGGCCGAGGATCTGCGCAGACGGATCACGACGGGTGAGTACGAGGTGGGGGAGCGGCTTCCTCCGGAAACGCGACTCGCCTCCCAGTACCACGTCAGTACGCCGACACTTCGTGACGCACTCGACCTGTTGCGGACCGAGGGCCTGGTCGCGAAATTCCAGGGTCGTGGCAACTTCGTCTGTCGGCCGACTGCGCGAATGACGTACCCCGGCGGCGACGAGACGGCTGCGCTCGACGTCGTCGTCAGCGCCACCGAGCGGACGGCCACAGGCGAACTCGCCGCGCATCTGGGCAGACTGCCGGACGATCCGATCACCGAGTACGTGTGCCTCAGCCACCGGGACGACGGGCCTCAAGTTCTCGCGCACGTCCACGTGCCGCACGCGGTCTCGGGAGGGGTGGTGCTTCCGGCCGGCTCGTCGGCATGGGGCGACGACATTCTCGACGGCCTCGCGGTCATGTTGGCGGCCGGCGGTTCGGGAGTGAGCAGCTTCGACCAGGTCACCGCCCGGTTCGCCACCGGTGCGGAAGCACAGTCGTTGCGTATCACCGCCCGCACGCCGGTGCTCGCGATCCACCGCACGGTCACGGCCGACGACGGGCGAACGATCGCCTGCGTCCACGTCGTACTTCCCGGCGACCGCGCCGAAGTCGCCTTCACCGTAAGGACGGAAAGCGCCGACGCGATGGGGGCCGCTCGATGA